DNA sequence from the Pseudomonadota bacterium genome:
CTGGACGCAAGAGAGAAACAAATCGTGGCTTCGCTGATGCGCGCTTACGAGAAGTACTTGGAGGAGAACGTCAACCGTGAGAAATGAAGAGAAATCGGTATTCGCACTCCTGAAAGAGGGTTTGGAGAGCACGCTGGAGAGGGTCAAGACAAAAAGGCCGCTTCGCGTCACCCAGGTCGACATTCCAGACCCTCCCCCGGTCTATTCGTCACAAGACGTGGTGCGTCTGCGCGCGCGGCTCAACATGAGCCAATCCGCCTTCGCGGCACTGCTGGCCGTCTCTCGCCGGGCCGTGGAGAAATGGGAGCAGGGCGAGAGACACCCCGCAAGCGGCAGCGCGAGACTGATGCAGTTCATCGAGCATCCGGGTCTGCTCGATCAGTTCGCCCCGAGGGAGGCCGAGCCTGCTCCGCGTATCCGCAGCGCAGGTACCCGACATGCACGCTGACGAGTCTCGCGAAAAGTGGGGCCAACGGTGAGCCTGGCGCGCACGGCGCCCA
Encoded proteins:
- a CDS encoding helix-turn-helix domain-containing protein; this translates as MRNEEKSVFALLKEGLESTLERVKTKRPLRVTQVDIPDPPPVYSSQDVVRLRARLNMSQSAFAALLAVSRRAVEKWEQGERHPASGSARLMQFIEHPGLLDQFAPREAEPAPRIRSAGTRHAR